One Helicoverpa zea isolate HzStark_Cry1AcR chromosome 20, ilHelZeax1.1, whole genome shotgun sequence genomic region harbors:
- the LOC124640021 gene encoding protein arginine N-methyltransferase 1 isoform X1, which yields MESMDVAQEGTSAASTPAGENGPDKNVTAEEMTSRDYYFDSYAHFGIHEEMLKDEVRTLTYRNAMYHNKHLFKGKTVLDIGCGTGILSMFAAKAGAAKVIAVECSNIVDYARKIVEANRLSDVIEIVKGKVEEVELPVEKVDIIISEWMGYCLFYESMLDTVLYARDKWLKADGMLFPDRCTLFICGIEDRQYKDEKINWWDDVYGFDMSSIRKVAISEPLVDVVDAKQVVTNSCLLKEIDLYTVKKEDLNFESKFHLQVRRNDFIQALVTFFNVEFTKSHKRLGFSTAPEAPYTHWKQTVFYFDDYMTQVKKFEEITGTFSMRQNARNNRDLDFEIEIDFKGELCQVREKNHYRMR from the exons ATGGAGAGCATGGATGTTGCACAAGAAGGTACGTCTGCGGCGTCGACGCCGGCGGGTGAAAATG GGCCTGATAAGAATGTCACGGCGGAAGAAATGACCTCCAGGGACTATTACTTCGACTCCTACGCACATTTCGGTATTCACGAGGAGATGCTGAAGGACGAAGTACGAACACTCACCTACAGAAACGCTATGTATCACAATAAGCACCTGTTCAAGGGCAAA ACAGTCCTGGACATTGGCTGCGGCACGGGCATCCTGTCCATGTTTGCAGCGAAGGCTGGTGCAGCTAAAGTCATTGCGGTTGAGTGCTCCAACATAGTGGACTACGCCCGCAAGATTGTAGAAGCCAACAGACTCAGTGATGTCATTGAGATTGTTAAAGGAAAG GTAGAGGAAGTGGAGCTCCCAGTGGAGAAGGTGGACATCATCATCTCGGAGTGGATGGGCTACTGCCTGTTCTACGAGAGCATGTTGGACACCGTCCTGTATGCTCGCGACAAGTGGCTCAAAGCTGATGGCATGCTCTTCCCTGACAG ATGCACACTATTCATCTGCGGCATTGAAGACCGTCAGTACAAGGACGAGAAGATCAACTGGTGGGATGATGTGTATGGCTTCGACATGAGCTCCATCAGGAAGGTGGCCATCTCCGAGCCTCTTGTTGATGTTGTTGATGCTAAACAG GTGGTGACTAACTCCTGTTTATTGAAAGAAATAGACTTGTACACAGTTAAGAAGGAGGATCTTAACTTCGAATCCAAATTCCACCTACAA GTGCGTCGCAACGACTTCATCCAAGCACTAGTGACATTCTTCAACGTGGAGTTCACGAAGTCGCACAAGCGGCTCGGCTTCAGCACTGCACCCGAGGCGCCCTACACGCACTGGAAGCAAACCGTCTTCTACTTCGACGATTATATGACT CAGGTAAAAAAGTTCGAGGAGATCACGGGAACATTCTCGATGCGTCAAAACGCGCGGAACAACCGCGATTTGGACTTCGAGATCGAAATTGATTTCAAAGGCGAACTCTGCCAAGTTCGGGAGAAGAATCATTATAGGATGCGCTGA
- the LOC124640021 gene encoding protein arginine N-methyltransferase 1 isoform X2: MESMDVAQEGTSAASTPAGENGPDKNVTAEEMTSRDYYFDSYAHFGIHEEMLKDEVRTLTYRNAMYHNKHLFKGKTVLDIGCGTGILSMFAAKAGAAKVIAVECSNIVDYARKIVEANRLSDVIEIVKGKVEEVELPVEKVDIIISEWMGYCLFYESMLDTVLYARDKWLKADGMLFPDRCTLFICGIEDRQYKDEKINWWDDVYGFDMSSIRKVAISEPLVDVVDAKQVVTNSCLLKEIDLYTVKKEDLNFESKFHLQVRRNDFIQALVTFFNVEFTKSHKRLGFSTAPEAPYTHWKQTVFYFDDYMTVKKFEEITGTFSMRQNARNNRDLDFEIEIDFKGELCQVREKNHYRMR; this comes from the exons ATGGAGAGCATGGATGTTGCACAAGAAGGTACGTCTGCGGCGTCGACGCCGGCGGGTGAAAATG GGCCTGATAAGAATGTCACGGCGGAAGAAATGACCTCCAGGGACTATTACTTCGACTCCTACGCACATTTCGGTATTCACGAGGAGATGCTGAAGGACGAAGTACGAACACTCACCTACAGAAACGCTATGTATCACAATAAGCACCTGTTCAAGGGCAAA ACAGTCCTGGACATTGGCTGCGGCACGGGCATCCTGTCCATGTTTGCAGCGAAGGCTGGTGCAGCTAAAGTCATTGCGGTTGAGTGCTCCAACATAGTGGACTACGCCCGCAAGATTGTAGAAGCCAACAGACTCAGTGATGTCATTGAGATTGTTAAAGGAAAG GTAGAGGAAGTGGAGCTCCCAGTGGAGAAGGTGGACATCATCATCTCGGAGTGGATGGGCTACTGCCTGTTCTACGAGAGCATGTTGGACACCGTCCTGTATGCTCGCGACAAGTGGCTCAAAGCTGATGGCATGCTCTTCCCTGACAG ATGCACACTATTCATCTGCGGCATTGAAGACCGTCAGTACAAGGACGAGAAGATCAACTGGTGGGATGATGTGTATGGCTTCGACATGAGCTCCATCAGGAAGGTGGCCATCTCCGAGCCTCTTGTTGATGTTGTTGATGCTAAACAG GTGGTGACTAACTCCTGTTTATTGAAAGAAATAGACTTGTACACAGTTAAGAAGGAGGATCTTAACTTCGAATCCAAATTCCACCTACAA GTGCGTCGCAACGACTTCATCCAAGCACTAGTGACATTCTTCAACGTGGAGTTCACGAAGTCGCACAAGCGGCTCGGCTTCAGCACTGCACCCGAGGCGCCCTACACGCACTGGAAGCAAACCGTCTTCTACTTCGACGATTATATGACT GTAAAAAAGTTCGAGGAGATCACGGGAACATTCTCGATGCGTCAAAACGCGCGGAACAACCGCGATTTGGACTTCGAGATCGAAATTGATTTCAAAGGCGAACTCTGCCAAGTTCGGGAGAAGAATCATTATAGGATGCGCTGA
- the LOC124640160 gene encoding uncharacterized protein LOC124640160, translating into MASDRNKETKDDVRREIKELQARCLHQWKVIDNSPLEAPCESLDEINEKKLCYLEGLGMEIQNSNTPITLDENLLTSQFLKEITDKTAQVEEYTAFIKGSIHDTDAEINRLKTVITITQEAKSRPKTNKLEVKPEHLFRAKEKFKSMKAELHGLIQSLFPNCDHLVFEIMGQLMAENLNETSNGYIPITSETFQIIELLKDMNLVAVNPYNHMEVKLA; encoded by the exons ATGGCTTCCGATCggaataaagaaacaaaagacgacGTTAGACGCGAAATAAAAGAATTACAAGCGCGATGCCTGCACCAGTGGAAAGTTATCGACAATTCGCCTTTGGAAGCGCCGTGTGAAAGTTTAGACGAAATAAACGAGAAAAAGCTTTGTTACCTGGAAGGACTGGGCATGGAAATTCAAAATTCGAATACCCCGATAACACTTGATGAAAACCTCCTTACCAGCCAGTTTCTTAAAGAAATTACCGACAAAACTGCACAAGTAGAAGAGTATACCGCATTTATAAAAGGTAGCATACATGATACTGATGCGGAGATAAATAG aTTAAAAACTGTGATCACAATAACACAAGAAGCAAAGTCTCGACCAAAGACAAACAAGCTAGAAGTTAAGCCAGAACACCTTTTTAGAGCAAAGGAAAAGTTTAAGAGCATGAAGGCTGAACTACATGGATTGATACAGTCATTATTTCCTAACTGTGATCATTTGGTCTTTGAGATTATGGGG CAACTTATGGCAGAAAATCTAAATGAAACTTCAAACGGATACATACCTATCACATCAGAGACATTCCAAATAATAGAACTACTGAAAGACATGAATCTTGTAGCCGTAAACCCTTATAACCATATGGAAGTCAAATTAGCTTGA